The following proteins are encoded in a genomic region of Vulpes vulpes isolate BD-2025 chromosome X, VulVul3, whole genome shotgun sequence:
- the LOC112912478 gene encoding profilin-1-like — protein sequence MQCIGDISEEVWQDCITLFLQTGMCCDAAIITNSPPWLLASYPEGNLLQLTQEEIQILLAREGREKLFLQGITLAGTKCLLIRDNLYTEGNNTMDLRTKGQSRGSQAVTVVQIESVYLVVMGQKGTEGGPLNLKAFEMAGYIKEAIHQHMAHF from the coding sequence ATGCAGTGCATAGGGGATATCAGCGAAGAGGTCTGGCAAGACTGCATCACCCTCTTCCTACAGACTGGGATGTGCTGTGATGCAGCGATTATCACCAATTCCCCACCATGGTTGTTAGCTTCTTACCCTGAAGGCAACTTGCTCCAGTTGACCCAGGAAGAAATTCAAATCTTGCTGgcgagagaggggagagagaagttgTTTCTTCAAGGAATCACCCTTGCAGGGACCAAATGCTTATTGATTCGGGACAACCTTTACACTGAGGGCAACAATACCATGGACCTCCGCACCAAAGGCCAGAGTCGGGGCAGCCAGGCAGTTACTGTAGTTCAGATTGAATCTGTATACCTTGTGGTGATGGGAcaaaaaggaacagaaggaggTCCTCTCAACCTTAAGGCTTTTGAGATGGCAGGATACATCAAAGAGGCCATTCATCAACACATGGCCCATTTCTAa